In Xenopus laevis strain J_2021 chromosome 2S, Xenopus_laevis_v10.1, whole genome shotgun sequence, a genomic segment contains:
- the adora1.S gene encoding adenosine receptor A1 isoform X2, with protein sequence MALKMPNGILTKACYRSVVTARRAGIAITGCWVLSFLVGLVPMFGWNNMNNLRNEQNSTENGLIITCQFETVISMEYMVYFNFFVWVLPPLFLMLIIYLEVFNLIQKQLNKKVCANSKDPHKYYGKELKIAKSLALILLLFALSWLPLHTLNCITLFCRTCKTPMIITYVAIFLTHGNSAMNPIVYAFRIEKFQSTFLYIWKKYFCCKPSRFRNGRHTIGESSKNVL encoded by the coding sequence TTACAGGAGCGTTGTTACAGCAAGAAGAGCAGGGATCGCAATCACGGGATGCTGGGTCCTCTCCTTCCTCGTTGGCTTGGTCCCCATGTTCGGATGGAACAATATGAACAACCTGAGAAACGAACAGAACTCCACCGAGAATGGACTGATTATCACATGTCAGTTTGAGACAGTGATTAGCATGGAATACATGGTCTATTTCAATTTCTTTGTCTGGGTCTTGCCTCCACTCTTCCTAATGCTAATTATTTATTTGGAAGTCTTCAATCTGATTCAGAAACAACTCAACAAGAAAGTATGTGCGAATTCCAAAGACCCACACAAGTATTATGGGAAAGAACTTAAAATTGCCAAATCTCTGGCATTAATCTTGTTGCTGTTTGCTTTAAGTTGGCTCCCGCTCCACACATTGAACTGCATCACTTTATTCTGCAGGACTTGTAAGACACCAATGATTATTACTTATGTTGCAATTTTCCTGACACATGGAAATTCCGCAATGAATCCTATTGTCTATGCTTTCAGGATTGAAAAATTCCAATCTACATTTTTGTAcatctggaaaaaatatttctgcTGCAAACCTAGTAGGTTCAGAAATGGCAGGCATACCATTGGTGAGAGTTCGAAAAATGTCCTTTGA